The Deinococcus multiflagellatus nucleotide sequence GCGCAGGTTCGCCCTGTGGACAAAAATGTGGATAACTGGCCCTTTCGTGTGGAAAACCTGTGGATAACTTTGGGGGTTATCCACACCCCTCTCGGGGGTCCGAGTTTTCCACAAAGTTATCCACAGAAAAATCGGGGTTATCCACAGCTTATCCACAGGTTTTTCCACAGCTTGTGAAACTGTGCACACCGTTTTGGAACGGATTTTGGAACATATTCTGAATCCACCAAAACGGCTACCCATCATTATGCTTCAACCTCATCGTCATCCAGCCCCTGCATCCGGCGGCGCAGGGTGTCCACCGAGGCAGTCAGTTCGGCGTCCTTGCCCAGGGCCTCGGTGACCTTGCTGATGGCGTGCATGACGGTGGAGTGGTCCCGGCCGAAGAACTGGCCGATTTCGGGGAGTGAATGGTCTGTCAGCTCGCGGATCAGGTACTGGGCCACCTGCCGGGCGGTGACCACCTCGCGCACGCGCCCAGCGCCGCGAATCACCTCGGCGGGCATGTTGTAGTGCGTGGCCACCTGCCGCAGCACGTCCATCATCTCCACCTTGACTTCCTGGGGTGCAAAGACGTTGCTCAGGGCCTTGGCCGCCACTGCCCGCGAGAAGGGCACATTGTTCAGGCTGGAAAAGGCCACCACCCGCATCAGCGCGCCTTCGAGTTCCCGGATGTTGCTGGTGACCTGCCGGGCGATGAGTTCCAGCACCTCCTGCGGGATGTTGATGCGGTTGTGCTCGGCGTTCATCTTCAGAATCGCCACCCGCGTCTCGAATTCCGGAGACTGGATATCGGTGATCAGGCCCCATTCGAAGCGGCTGCGCAGGCGCCCTTCCAGGGTCTGGATGTCCTTGGGCGGCCGGTCGGAACTCAGGATGATCTGCTTGTGGTTCTCGTAGAGCGCGTTGAAGGTATGGAAGAACTCCTCCTGCGTGCGCTCCTTGCCGGCCAGAAACTGGATATCGTCCACCAGCAGCAGGTCCACCGAGCGGTAGCGGTTGCGAAACTGCGTCATCTTGTCGTCGCGGATGGCGTTGATCAGGTCATTCGTGAACGACTCGGTGGAGACGTACTCAATGCGCTTGCCGGGAAAGCGCTCGGTCATGTAGTGGCCCACCGCGTGCATCAGGTGGGTTTTGCCCAGGCCCACGTCCCCGTAGATAAAGAGGGGGTTGTATGCCTTGCCCGGCGACTCGGCCACGGCCAGGGCGGCGGCGTGCGCGAGGTTGTTGTTGGGCCCCACCACGAAGTTCTCGAAGGTGTATTTGGGATTGAGCACCTTGCGGTTTTCCGGCAGAGGGGGGCTGGGCGCGCGGCCTGCGGGTGCCGGCGGTGGCGGGCCCGGCGGCGGATCGGTGGGCAGCAGCAGGGCGTCCTGTGCGGCCGGCAGCACCTGAAAGGTCACCTGCGGATTCTGCGCGCCCAGCGAGCGCAGGGCGTCTTCGAGCAGTTCCAGGTAGTGCTTGCGAAACCACTCCTGGGCGAACGAGTTGCGCACGCCCAGCACCAGCGAGCCTTCCTGCACGCCCAGGTTCTTCACCGGCGCGAACCAGGTGTGGTATTCGACCTCTGAAATGTTCTTGCGGACGTACCCCAGCACGTCCGCCCAGATTTCCTGCGAGATAAGGCGCACCTCCCTTGCGGCACTCTTGATGCGCCGGCCAGCATAGCACCCGCGCTTTCGCTTCTCTCTGGAGAAAGGCCGGGGGGCTCAGTTTTCTTTTTCTCGGTGTGCGCGCAGGACTTCAGCTTCTCGCTCGGGGCTCAGGGCGTAGTCCAGATGCGCCCCCGCACTCCAGGCCCGGGTGTTCTGGGCGGTGACTTCGGGCGGGGTCAGGGTCAGCCCGGCGGCCAGGGCCCGCTCGGCGCTGAGATCCATCAGACCGGCCTGGGGCGCCGCCTCGGGGAGATACAGGGGCAGTTCGCGGAAGCCCAGCCCGGCCCGCTCCAGCGCGTCCTGGCCCAGCCACACCGGCTGGGTGATGCCCAGGACGCGGGCGAACTCGGCCCAGGTCAGGCGGGGCCCGGCGAGGTTGAACACGCCGCCAATGCCCTGCTCAATCACCTGCACGGTAAAGCGGGCCAGATCCCGCGCGTCAATCACCTGCAGGTGGTCGGTGCCGTCGCCGGGCAGCAGGGTCTCCCCTCCCCTGCTCGCGCGGTCAGGCCAGTACGGGTAGCGGGCAGTGTGGTCGTAGGGCCCGGCCACGATCTGGGGGCGCAGGATGGTGGCCCGCTCGCCGTAGGTGGCCTGCACGATCTGCTCGCAGGTGACCTTGAGGGGGCCGTAGGTTTCACCCGTGATCTCGGTCACGTCTTCGGCGGCGGGGGGCAGCAGCGGGTCGTCCTCGCGCACCGGGTGGCGGTCCGGCTCGGCATAGACGCTGGCGGTGCTGATGAACACGTAGCGTCCTACCTGACCCTGCAGCCCCTCGGCGCTGGCGCGCACCTGCCCAGGTGTGTAGCCGCTGACATCCACGCAGGCGGCCCAGGTGCGCCCGGCCAGAGCGGCCAACCCCGCCTCGCCGACGTTCCGGTCACCGTGCAGGCGCTCCACCTCGGCGGGCAGCTCGTCGGGGCTTTGCCCCCGGGTGAGCACTGTCACCCGGTGCCCGGCCGCCAGCAACGCCAGCACGATATGCCGCCCCACGAACTTGGTGCCGCCCAGAACCAGAATGTCCATGCGGCCATCCTGGCATCTGAACGGCCCGGGGGTCGAGGTACAGCAGGTGGGTGGGGACTCTAGCGCCGCACCCAGCGCCCGCCCACCTCTTCGGTCAGGCCCAGCAGTTGGAGCAGCACCAGCGCGGTCTGCACCTCGGACAGGGGCAGGCCGGTGAGGGTCTGTAGGTCGTCCAGCGTGCGCGGTTCGTGCAGAGCGGCCAGTACCCGGGCCTGTTCGGGGGGCAGGTCTGGCAGGGGGGCTGGCGGGGCGGCGCCCCAGCCCAGTTCGGTCAGGACATCGGCGGCGCTCTCGGTCAGCACGGCGCCGTCGCGCAGCAGCTGGTGGGGGCCAGCGGCGCGGGGATCGCCCGCGCGGCCCGGCACCGCAAACACCGTGCGGCCACACTCCAGGGCGTGCGTGGCGGTGATCAGCGAACCGGATCTGCGCTCGCCTTCCACCACCACGGTCCCGGCCGACAGCGCGGCAATCAGGCGGTTGCGTTCGGGAAAGAGGTGCTGGGCTGGGCGGGTGCCCAGCGGCGACTCGCTGACCAGGATCAGGCGCTCGGCCAGGGCCCGGTTCTCGCTGGGGTAAATCACGTCCACCGCGCTCCCCAGCACCGCGATGCTGAGGCCCCCAGCCTCCACGGCCGCCCCGTGCGCCGCCGTGTCAATGCCCCGCGCCAGTCCACTGACCACCACCACGCCGGCCCGCGCCAGATCGGCGGCCAGCATGCGGGTAAAGGCGGCGCCGTGCGGGCTGGCCGCGCGGGTGCCCACCATGCCAATGGCGCGCGGGACCTCGGGCAACTCGGGCAGGTCGCCGCGCACCCACAGCACCGGGGGCGGATCACCCAGGGCATTGAGCGCCGCCGGGTAACCGGGCAGGCCCCGGAACAGCAGGGTGACCCCTTCGGCCTGGGTGCGGGCCAGTTCGGTCTGGGCGCGGGTGTGGGCCTGCCCCTGGGCTCTGGCGTCCCCCAGCGCCGCCACGCTGCGGCTGTCCAGGCCCGACACCTCGCGCAGGGCGCGGCCCGGGGCCTGCAGGACCGCTACGGCGCTGCCGAAGTGCCGGCGTAGCCCCTCAATCCGGCGCGGGCCCAGCTGGGTGGTAAAGCGCAGGACCAGCAGGGCCAGTCGCTCATCGGCCAGGGCGGGCGGCGCGGCATCGAACAGGGTGGGGCCATTCACAGAGGGGCCAGTCACCGGGTCAGCATACGGGGCCGGGGGCGGCCCGGCAGGCGAAGTTGCCCGGGGTGGGTCAGGAGGAGGCGGGCACGGGGTCTTCCTCGACTGGGTCCTCGTCCAGAGGCTCATCTTCCTCGTCGCCCAGCGCCGCGCCGGGGATGGTCAGGGTGAACAGCGCGCCGCCCTGGGGGTGGGTGGTGCCGCTCAGCTCGCCGCCGTGCAGCCGGGCAATCTGACGGGCCACGCTGAGGCCCAGGCCGCTGCTGCCTGCGCCGCTCACGAAGGGCTCGAAAATGCGTTCGCCCAGGTCATCGGGCAGGCCGGGGCCGCTGTCGTGGACGGTAAAGGTGACGCGCTCCGGGGTCTCCTGCAGGGTGAGGGTCACGGTGCCGGCGGGGCCCGCCGCGCGCCGGGCGTTGGCCAGGAGGTTGCGCAGGGCCTGGGTCAGCCGGTCCGGGTCGCACAGGATGCCGCCCTGCCAGTCGCCCAGAAACGTGGTGCCGGGCACCAGCCGGTCCAGGCGGCCCTGCAGCGTGCGCGCCGGAATGTAATGCCACGCCAGCTTCAGTTCCAGCTGGCCGCGCGCCAGCTGCATCAGGTCCTGGGTGGTGAAGGTCAGCTCGTCGGCCACCAGCGCCGCGCGGGCCACCTCCGGGTCGCGGGTGCGTTCCTCGGCCCGCTGCAGGCTGGCTTTCAGGACGGTCAGCGGCGCGCCCAGCTCATGCACAATCTGGCCCAGCAGCTGCTTTTCGCGGGCCTGCCCGGCCTCAATGCGCACCAGCAGGCGGTTGATGGCCGCCAGCAGGCGGTGAACCTCGTCCTCGCGTCCGGGCAGCGGCAGGGTCTCCAAGCTACGGGTGGGGTCAATGCGGTCGGCGAGGCTGGCGGCACTTTCCAGCCCGGCCAGCGCGCGCCGCCCCACGAACCAGCCCGTCAGCAGCAGCACAGCGGGCGAGACGATCAGGGCCAGCAGCAGCGCACTTAAGGCACTCTGGCGGGCCGAGAGCAGGTCGTCTTCGGGCAGACCCACCCACAGGGTGCCGAAGTTGCCGGCCTTGCGCTTGACCACGCGCACCGTGGTGTTCTGCACCGGCACGCGCGACAGGTCGCCAAAGGGATAGGGCGCCTCGATGTATTCGCGCAGCGCCGAACTGGCGCTGGTTACCTGCCCATCAAAGCCAATCAGCATGGTGTAGGCGCTGGCGCTGCCCGCCGCCCGGCCCAGGCTACCGGGGTCGGTAAAGGCCTGGGCCAGTGTGTCGGCGCGTTCGTTCAGGCGGTCCTGAAACTGCCGCTCCATGCGGCCTAAGAGCAGCGTGACCACCCCCAGGGTGATGAGGGTGATCAGGCCCAGGGCCAGCAGGCTGTAGGTGAGGGCCAGCCGGAAGCGCAGGGAATGGCGCCACGCCACCCGCGCGGAGTGCAGCCCCGCGCCGGGCGTCAGCCGGGCTGCCCGGCGCCGCGCCTGGGCGCCGGAGTCCGGCCCGGCCTGCTGGGTCACGGCGTCACAGGCTAGGCCTGCAGCACATAGCCGACGTTGCGAATGGTGCGGATGCGCAGGTCACTGCCGGCATGTTCCAGTTTTTTACGCAGCTGCGAGATGCGCACTTCCACCGAGTTGCTGTTGGGGGTTTCCCAGCCGTATAGATGCGACTCAATGTCCGCGCGGGAAAACACGCGTTCCGGGGTGCGCATCATCAGCTCCAGAATCCGCGCCTCGTGCTCGGTGAGGTTCACATGCTTGTCGCCCACGGTCAGCAGCAGCGAACTGGTGCTGAGGCTGGTGTTCCCCAGGTTCACGCCGGTCCCGGCCGCCGTGCGCCGCAGCAGGGCTGTAATGCGGGCGTCCAGCTCGGGCATGGCGAAGGGCTTGGTGAGGTAATCGTCGGCCCCCGCGTTCAGGCCCGCCACCCGCTCCTGCACGCCACTGCGTGCCGAAAGCACCAGCACAGGCGTGCTGGAATACTGCCGCAGGGCCGCCACCAGATCCAGGCCGTCGCCGTCGGGCAGGTTCAGGTCCAGCAGGATCAGCTGCGCGGTGTGGGTGCCCAGCCACGCCTGGGCGTCTTTGAGCGTGGCGGCGTGGTGCACCTGATAGTCGGCCGAGAGGTATTCCTTGAGCAGCGGCCCCAGGTGTGGGTCGTCTTCAACAATGAGGATCTGAGCCAGCATGCGTCTCCTTCGGGGCCCCCGCGCGCCAAGCCGCGGCGCCCCTGGTGCTGTGATCGTAATGCCGCGTCTACGCGCTGGGCTTGAGCAAACCTGCGCGCTTCGTTGGGCTTTACTTGTTGGAATTCCCGGGGCCGGTGTTGCGCAGGCCCGGCAGGCTGAGCGACTGCCCGGCGCGCTGCAGGCTGACCGACAGCTTGAAGGGCGTCAGCAGCCGCGCCAGTGTGGTGCCGCCTTCCAGTATCAGCTGGCCGTCGTTCAGGGTGCCGGTGTAGCGGCTTTTCAGGCCCGCAAAGGTGCCCCGGGCGCGCTCGTCGTCGCTGGGGGCGAACAGCACCACCACGGGGCCGTCGTAGTCGTCCACCAGCCGCACCGTCATGCGCCCGCCGCTGCTCTCGCCGCTGCCCAGTTTGATGTTCATCTCGCGGTCCCACACGATCAGCTGCAGCGCCCCGGCAGGCGCGGACAGGCTCAGGAGGGTCAGGAGGGCAAAGAGCAGTCTGGTCATGGTGTTCAGGGGACTCCGTATCTGGTCTGGGGGCGTGGGGAAAGGGCGGGAACAAGACCACGGCCGGGTGGGGGCCGGGCTTATGACTACCCAGCGTACCCTGAGAGGCTGACGCGCGGCTGAAGTTCCAGTCACAGTGCGGGGCTAAGGGTCAGGCCCCGCCGGGCGCGCGCTCAGAACGGTGACCTGCCCCAGTGTGTAGCCCGGTCACTCACAGCGCTCTGACGGGGGTCGGAGGGCTGAACCAGGACAAAACGGGGTTTTCCCGTACAGCGCTTTTCAGGGCGGCTTTTTCAAGACTCCTCTCTCCAACCGAAAAAAAGTCCGCCACACCGGGCGGACTTTTCAGAGAAGGGCTTTTACATCGCTTCCAGCATCAGCCGGTCGGGGTTTTCCAGCAGGCGAATCACTTCCTTGCAGAAGCGCGCGGCCTCGGCGCCGTCCACAAGGCGGTGGTCAAAGGACAGCGAGAGGTACATCATGTGCGCCACCACGATCTCGTCGTACTCGTTCACAATGGGGCGCTTCTGGATGGAGTGCACGCCCAGAATGGCGGCGTCGGGCACGTTGATGATGGGGAATGAGAACAGCGCGCCAATAGACCCGATGTTCGTGACGCTGAAGGTGCTGCCCGCCAGTTCATCGGCCTGCAGTTTGCCCGCCTGGGCGCGGCCCGCCAGATCGGTGACTTCGCGCGCCAGGTCAAAGATGCTCTTGTGGTTCACGTCTTTCAGCACCGGCACCGTGAGGCCCGCGTCGGTGGCGACCGCCATGCCAATGTTGTAGTAGCGCTTCTGCACGATTTCCTGCGTGGCCTCGTCGAACGAGGTGTTCAGGCTGGGGAACTTGCGCAGAGCAACCGCCACCGCCTTGAAGATGAACGGCAGGTACGAGAGCTTCACGCCAGCGGCGGCGGCCTCGTCCTTGACGCGGCTGCGGAATTCCACCAGCTTGCTGAGGTTCACCTCGTCCACCGTCAGGGTGCGCACGGTGTACAGGTGGCTGGCCACCATCTGGTTGCTGATGGCCCGGCGCATGCCGCGCAGGGGCACGCGCTCTTCCAGGTGTTCGTAGCCCTTGGGCGTGCGGTACTGCACCGGGGGCACGGTCATGCCGCCGCCTGCGGCGCCCTTCTGGGCCGGGGCCTGGGGGGCGGCCTGCGGCGCGGGGGCTGGCTGGGGTGCCGGGGCCGCCTGGGCACGCTGGCCATGCGCCAGCACGTCGGACACGCGGATGCGCCCGTTGGGACCGCTGCCCTGCACCTGGGTCAGGTCCAGGCCCAGTTCGCGGGCCAGCTGCCGCGCGGCGGGAACCGCCAGCACCCGGCCGTCGGCGCGGCCAGCCGGGGCGGGCTCGCGGTTAAGGATGCTGCCCACGCCGCCCGTGTAGGTGCCCGGGGCGCCGCTGCCGGCCAGATTCTCGCCGGCCCGGTTGGTCAGCCCCTGCACCTGAATCTTCTCGTCCGAGGCAAACGCCTTGAACAGGCTGCTGGAATCGTCGTCGGCCTTGTTCGCCAGATGCCCGGCCTCGACGATGCTGCCGCCCACCTGTTCGCGCTCTTCCTGGGCCTGCGGCGGCAGGGCGCTGCCGGGGGCGGCGGGGCTGCCCGCACTGTTCTGAATGCCCTGGGTGGGCGTGGGCGCGCTGGCGGCGCTGCCCCCCTCGTCAATCAGGGCAATGGCGGCGTGCACGGCCACCACGTCACCCTCGCCCGCCAGGCGCTTGTGCAGCACCCCGGCCACGGGGCTGGGCAGCTCCACCGTCACCTTGTCGGTCATCACTTCGCACAGGGGCTGTTCCAGGACAATGGTATCGCCTTCCTGCACCAGCCATTTCAGGATTTCGCCCTCTACCACGCTTTCGGCAAGTTCGGGCAGCAGCACTTCTTTCATAGAAAACCTCGTTTGTGCGGAAAACTAGCGCAGCACCAGCGCGCGCAGCAGGCCGTAGATGAGCAGCAGCAGGCCCAGGCCCTGAATCCAGCGTTCGCCCCGGGCGTACACCCAGGCGCTGACCCCCAGCAGCACAAACATGCCGCCTATGGCCGCGCTCTGCCAGGGTTCGGCCAGCCGCCCGGCCAGGGCGTACAGGCCAAACCCAATCAGCAGGCCCAGGGTGCCCAGCAGCGGGCGCAGAAGATCAGGCTTCACGGCCCCCAGCTTAATAGTTCAGCGCCTGCACACAGGCGGCCACAATGCGGTTGGGGCCGGGCAGGTACACCTTGTCCTGCACGTAGGGATAGGGCGTATCGAAGCCCGCCACCTGCCCCACGGGCGCGGTGAGCGAGTCAAAGGCCTGTTCCTGAATGACGTAGGCGACCTCGCCCATGAAGTTGGAAATGCGGGGCGCCTCGCTGACCAGCACGGCGCGGCCCGTCTTTTGCACGCTGGTGAGCACCCGGTCGCGGTCCCAGGGCACCAGCGAGCGCAGGTCAATGACCTCCACGCTGACCCCTTCGGCGGCCAGGGCGTCGGCAGCCTTTTCCAGGTCGGGCATCACGCCGCCGTAGCCGATCAGGGACAGGTCGTCGCCCTCACGGCGAATGGCGGCCTCGCCCAGTTTCACCACGTAATCGTGGTCGGGCACCTCACCCTTGGCGGCGCGGTACAGGCGTTTGGGCTCGAAGTAAATGACCGGGTCCTCGCCGCGCAGCGCGGCCTTGAGGAGCCCCTTGGCGTCGTAGGGGGTGCTGGGCATGACCACTTTCAGGCCCGGGGTGTGGGTGTAGTAGC carries:
- the dnaA gene encoding chromosomal replication initiator protein DnaA is translated as MSQEIWADVLGYVRKNISEVEYHTWFAPVKNLGVQEGSLVLGVRNSFAQEWFRKHYLELLEDALRSLGAQNPQVTFQVLPAAQDALLLPTDPPPGPPPPAPAGRAPSPPLPENRKVLNPKYTFENFVVGPNNNLAHAAALAVAESPGKAYNPLFIYGDVGLGKTHLMHAVGHYMTERFPGKRIEYVSTESFTNDLINAIRDDKMTQFRNRYRSVDLLLVDDIQFLAGKERTQEEFFHTFNALYENHKQIILSSDRPPKDIQTLEGRLRSRFEWGLITDIQSPEFETRVAILKMNAEHNRINIPQEVLELIARQVTSNIRELEGALMRVVAFSSLNNVPFSRAVAAKALSNVFAPQEVKVEMMDVLRQVATHYNMPAEVIRGAGRVREVVTARQVAQYLIRELTDHSLPEIGQFFGRDHSTVMHAISKVTEALGKDAELTASVDTLRRRMQGLDDDEVEA
- a CDS encoding NAD-dependent epimerase/dehydratase family protein, which codes for MDILVLGGTKFVGRHIVLALLAAGHRVTVLTRGQSPDELPAEVERLHGDRNVGEAGLAALAGRTWAACVDVSGYTPGQVRASAEGLQGQVGRYVFISTASVYAEPDRHPVREDDPLLPPAAEDVTEITGETYGPLKVTCEQIVQATYGERATILRPQIVAGPYDHTARYPYWPDRASRGGETLLPGDGTDHLQVIDARDLARFTVQVIEQGIGGVFNLAGPRLTWAEFARVLGITQPVWLGQDALERAGLGFRELPLYLPEAAPQAGLMDLSAERALAAGLTLTPPEVTAQNTRAWSAGAHLDYALSPEREAEVLRAHREKEN
- the dprA gene encoding DNA-processing protein DprA; translation: MTGPSVNGPTLFDAAPPALADERLALLVLRFTTQLGPRRIEGLRRHFGSAVAVLQAPGRALREVSGLDSRSVAALGDARAQGQAHTRAQTELARTQAEGVTLLFRGLPGYPAALNALGDPPPVLWVRGDLPELPEVPRAIGMVGTRAASPHGAAFTRMLAADLARAGVVVVSGLARGIDTAAHGAAVEAGGLSIAVLGSAVDVIYPSENRALAERLILVSESPLGTRPAQHLFPERNRLIAALSAGTVVVEGERRSGSLITATHALECGRTVFAVPGRAGDPRAAGPHQLLRDGAVLTESAADVLTELGWGAAPPAPLPDLPPEQARVLAALHEPRTLDDLQTLTGLPLSEVQTALVLLQLLGLTEEVGGRWVRR
- a CDS encoding sensor histidine kinase — its product is MTPGAGLHSARVAWRHSLRFRLALTYSLLALGLITLITLGVVTLLLGRMERQFQDRLNERADTLAQAFTDPGSLGRAAGSASAYTMLIGFDGQVTSASSALREYIEAPYPFGDLSRVPVQNTTVRVVKRKAGNFGTLWVGLPEDDLLSARQSALSALLLALIVSPAVLLLTGWFVGRRALAGLESAASLADRIDPTRSLETLPLPGREDEVHRLLAAINRLLVRIEAGQAREKQLLGQIVHELGAPLTVLKASLQRAEERTRDPEVARAALVADELTFTTQDLMQLARGQLELKLAWHYIPARTLQGRLDRLVPGTTFLGDWQGGILCDPDRLTQALRNLLANARRAAGPAGTVTLTLQETPERVTFTVHDSGPGLPDDLGERIFEPFVSGAGSSGLGLSVARQIARLHGGELSGTTHPQGGALFTLTIPGAALGDEEDEPLDEDPVEEDPVPASS
- a CDS encoding response regulator transcription factor, whose protein sequence is MLAQILIVEDDPHLGPLLKEYLSADYQVHHAATLKDAQAWLGTHTAQLILLDLNLPDGDGLDLVAALRQYSSTPVLVLSARSGVQERVAGLNAGADDYLTKPFAMPELDARITALLRRTAAGTGVNLGNTSLSTSSLLLTVGDKHVNLTEHEARILELMMRTPERVFSRADIESHLYGWETPNSNSVEVRISQLRKKLEHAGSDLRIRTIRNVGYVLQA
- a CDS encoding dihydrolipoamide acetyltransferase family protein, translating into MKEVLLPELAESVVEGEILKWLVQEGDTIVLEQPLCEVMTDKVTVELPSPVAGVLHKRLAGEGDVVAVHAAIALIDEGGSAASAPTPTQGIQNSAGSPAAPGSALPPQAQEEREQVGGSIVEAGHLANKADDDSSSLFKAFASDEKIQVQGLTNRAGENLAGSGAPGTYTGGVGSILNREPAPAGRADGRVLAVPAARQLARELGLDLTQVQGSGPNGRIRVSDVLAHGQRAQAAPAPQPAPAPQAAPQAPAQKGAAGGGMTVPPVQYRTPKGYEHLEERVPLRGMRRAISNQMVASHLYTVRTLTVDEVNLSKLVEFRSRVKDEAAAAGVKLSYLPFIFKAVAVALRKFPSLNTSFDEATQEIVQKRYYNIGMAVATDAGLTVPVLKDVNHKSIFDLAREVTDLAGRAQAGKLQADELAGSTFSVTNIGSIGALFSFPIINVPDAAILGVHSIQKRPIVNEYDEIVVAHMMYLSLSFDHRLVDGAEAARFCKEVIRLLENPDRLMLEAM
- a CDS encoding alpha-ketoacid dehydrogenase subunit beta; protein product: MTATQDRQEQGAVGGTRTINLIQAVTEAIAEEMERDNRVVLFGEDVGARGGVFMATAGLQERFGKHRVFDTPLSEASIVGAAVGMAVRGLRPIAEIQFADYMGPGFDQIISQAAKIRYRSAGQFTAPMVIRTPSGGGVKGGHHHSQSPESYYTHTPGLKVVMPSTPYDAKGLLKAALRGEDPVIYFEPKRLYRAAKGEVPDHDYVVKLGEAAIRREGDDLSLIGYGGVMPDLEKAADALAAEGVSVEVIDLRSLVPWDRDRVLTSVQKTGRAVLVSEAPRISNFMGEVAYVIQEQAFDSLTAPVGQVAGFDTPYPYVQDKVYLPGPNRIVAACVQALNY